ttgggctggaggtcgatggctcggtgattgatgtcctcgtagagatcgggctagttaggaagtcgaaaacacttccggagttgtgtcaTGTGGAAACATGTTGTGCACAGTGGGTAACTCATGGTAACCAGGTGGTAACTCCAGCTGGTAACAATCTTCTCTTCGTTTCGTAGcgatctcagagggggttgttaaatcttggtgtgagcttccttttgacatggaaatgctcGGTTTCTTTAATAGGAGTGGTTTGCAAATACGTGCGGTCTTCGATGGGGAATttcacttcttgacgatggtggttggtatagttcttcctccttgacatggcggtctttaGATGTTCCCTAACCATCTGAACAACTCTTCTTCCGTCTTTAGGTGGACACGCATGTCCTCAATTAAAGATGATAACTAACTTGTCTAAGTACTCTATGAAGCATATGGGGTACGTAgagtgggctgaggcattggtggtggtcacggttgagtattggccaaggtcTTCTCGACCCTGATTCAAGGCCCAAGGTCAGGACccaaccatgttgtggcttggtagggcttaagggtttcagggATTCTAGTGTGCGAGCGAACGTTTGTCACCTTATCCTTAAGCATGgttcctgagatgccaattgttctatctagtcctttaaacaaataaccttataccaccgaaagcatCAACTCTTGTAGGTcagctccaatcatcactcatgataTTATTATTCTCAGGACTTCTGAGAGGAGGTTTAACAGGATCATATttgtctacaatccccaaactcatatgtatgtctacccctaaaaatccatgggtagaacatacaagctactagcttgaacgtgacaatccaagtgctcagcctactATTCCAAGGTCTAAGGCATTTCtaccctaaggaaacacgtcgtatgccactccaagatcttatTTCCTTCTTATGAATCAACTCCAAAAGCCCATTAACTACATAATTCATTAATTCTAccaatccaatgtctatggtgttccacatgatcttcttATGTCATACAATCCCCAAATGCTGGAAAGGGCTACCCCTACTATAGTCACttcaccaatttccattatcatggtcaagtgAACTCCAAGGTCAGGcgtatatagatccctaaatcaactccaACAATttatccaatctcctagtttaccATCCACCgagaacatggtatcatgatcgagacctttaatctaaatccaatttacttcgAACCATGCAGACTTACTcagcatctatactcaactaggatcacctacttaaatccaaatctcatgtccaacaaGAATTCCTATATGTTTCCCCCAAGTCAATACCGTAATGCCAACTATCTTCTATGAATGTCCCCTTGGCTAAGTCAAAACCTTATACTTCCAGGAGtttcagcttgcgatcataatcgtcctataaatccaatttactcaggggtaatgaagctatgcttctctattgacatgatcccaccaagttcatctatcaACATGAATGccttataatccaccaaagagtctcagataattcctcaaggtcactgatataaactcatcaagtcatttgtcctctattcctatatcctcaaatagGTCTTCCCAATGGCATTGCCAGTTTTGGTGCTATCATAAGATGACAATGTGCTCGtccactatgtccactagttccataatgaacccagtgttgtgcaaggttgcgaaggcttaactggttctcttgcaatacTGCGGGTTAAGCACACGGTTAAGGATTTGAGATGGGGTATCTTGTGAAGTCTCGATGGGTATAGGGATGGGTTTCCAGTCTTGAGGGGCAACCATAACTCTACGGGGTAGCACTCGGTCatggaggttgtagcaaaagtctcCATTGCTAGTTGGCTGCCGAGGTGGAATTCATGGTGCATCCTGTCTTGCTAGCTTTTAGCTGATGGGAGAGATGAGAGGgagaagtagcatagaggaggggagtGCCTaaaggggttctatagtgcaagtgcagaCAAACAGGTtcaaaaagggccaaacaaaagaaataatgtaaggaaggtgatatagtcacgtacttgttgccttggcaaaagtgcgacctatatcaaaacacaaccaataaaacaagcaacacacaatcatggttctatttgaaccatcatacggactcgactgcgcatagggggtacacgactcatcctaccctaggggttctcggactaagtAGTCGTGCTTGCTCTGTGCCTCGTGCAGTCTCCTGGGTTTCCCTCAGGTgtcgctacgtctcttgtagttgtttgatgaaacaatccgggttgagcctgaagattcttcaacaacttctcgcctatTGAAGTTGTGGGGTGAAGGTGGCTTCTCGTAGCAGGTATTGACTCGGTCTTccgttgtcttcttaatcatgatgatCCCTTTTGCCTCCTAAGGCGTCGACGGTACTAGGTAGGCAATCCTTATGCAATGATATCatcaaggcatagtagaggtccaacatgtcaGCTTCATTGacgacaacatcgacaccaagggcgggggatgaagagaaccgtctTCCTGCTTACTCTAGTGAGGCGGAcctaatggcgaggttctcatccaccggtggttgccgatacaacaacggtaaggacatggttgctctattagcgatgtatatcatgatcttgcatatcttatgccctgatcatcgtaggccaaggttgcattatcctggggcaaattcaaaggtatcaccatcctctgggtcttcattTCCTCATTCCTCGAAGACGTATCTTTTGTTGGCATCGTCTTGCtgtggtgtcgccaatcttgtgttcagaagaggtggggTGAGTGTTTGGCAAGGTGTACTCCTGCTAGGTTATttacgaggattacaaggaatcctgtGGTCAGGGACACAAGGGTAGTACCgaccaaaagttttgaaggggaagaggccAATAAGGAAAATATACCTTAGTCTtggaaaaactgagaagggaagagaagtatagatcattttgaaaactagtaatagttttggagatagttttaccctaactaatgaccatgctaactaaggcttcctacagccaggatggctctgataccagctctgtggggaccccgactcataagtcatgatcaccgaatgcacgtgtatagtgatcccagagatcaatgctcattgaacacacagaagctaagtaacaagagtcttacatccatacataccgtcttacataaattatgaccattatggtcaagtcttgagtataacttcgcagcggaattcttcgtcgataacttggacccatgccatctaccttaaccctacaggcattctgattgggaagcgtcctagctcgcacgatcgtcaccaaagaactcttcaatgtatcttgtctttcatgcctggccaataaaataaccagtggcaagccaatgagtactttgaatgtactcgcaagcaacccatgttttggttcaagatacaacaatgcatgatataggtaaatttttgcagaaagatagttttgagtgcaatgacatgttcaacagctTGTAAGAtgtgcatcaggagaattcaagtaaccatgaggacaggttacagatatcaacataaatagagtgggcatcaacccaactcggTCATGtgaagtcccttgacttgacccaagtagctcttcccacttatccaaacacacacactggtttgcaaacatgtggacgtagtttaagcagcaccacccaactgtccttgaccatggacacggctattccaatagttttacactctgcagaggttgcacactttacccacaagatccggggagctTCCaagtcatccacgacccgcggtacctcaagtacccggggtaagcacccgatcactatctttccctagacgacactaacatggagtccactcgattggtagtaacccccgtgcccaacatttcacaactttaaaaatggtggagcctcgctcccatattaaTCACATAACactagcacggggtaccaacggtgtgtccggtgccccataaaaatgttcttggccgccctacctggcatgaccccgtcccgagagagcgcaccaacaactctcccatcactagtaatgcgggctccaagctagtatcggcctaggtaatcaataatgccctttcccatacaagggtagagtggttgtgcgtgtaaggttgggacagtcgacaaatcttaaatctaatccgtttttgaaaacaacacacacacttgcctcggtataccacttcgtcatcaagtggttacccatctcattatctccctcggcataagtggcacccgacggggttttcgaaaaggcttttgaaaatactttgtctccatcaccatgcacattcccgtccctttttgtgaagcaactactttagcatcctatctactcccacaggcataaccctcataaggaggtagggtcatgcacaatgcaagtatcaacgacgaagtaatagaggcaacccatcaaagtggttaccatctcatcatgattctgatgcaacactaataaagtgctatatgacattcacacaaagggtttcatagacatggtcaaagggctgcttgcctggttcatcagagtcttcaggtCTTCCGGTCCTTCTACAAGTACtttgtctacttcgtcaactaacatcgaaacaatcataataagtaacataacaaggcaggaaataaaagtgctctaaaaatatggatttgacttttctaggacttccctggtcatatgaaaaataaccagggtggtttcattggaattggattagtgaatatttctgaacatttcaatatgatggaatcaaggggtttatggatttgcaagaagtgcatAGAAATATGTTTTTCAAAAATGATCAAAGACACCCATTTagcaaatcatgattttagaagcatctgggagttggtttcactggatttggagttcaaatgaattccctatgaatttgcaaagttgacaaatatgaagaaatggctcattattttatgtggtatagaaagtattaagaaaaatgttcataaactaagttatgaacttggAAACAtttaggaatttgaatcatggcatttggatcaaatctGAGCTCTCTATGATattctaaagtttatcacagaaatggaaaaataggatttgctaattatttgtgaaagaaatatttCTGTAAAAATGTGCAAGCAGCTCCATGTGATAGGGAATGAActtagaaactactagaaatttgaatcatcaaatttggagttaatttgaattgtttatggatttttgaagttgactggaaaaacaaaaaggaaataaGGCTTAACCTTATCCTGCGCACAGGGCGGCAGATAgatcgtgggccggcccagcggctcggctgcGTGGGCAGAGGTGGTGATGTCGAAGGCAGCTTTTCGGGGGTGCGCCTTCGCAcaggggaggcggatccggccAAACCCATTTCCACTTAAACGGACGGTCCCGCTTGCGGGAtcgctgacgtgcgggccccaatGGCAGATCGCCTTCAACCTCCCGCGCGCACTtcggccgcggggaggagcggCTCCCGCCGGTGATTGTCGGGGCTATAGAGCATCTCCGGCGATGCTCCGCCCATCAGCATGCTCAGGAGGCTGCGCCGCACCCGTCTAGGTGCTTCACGCACGCCGAGGAGGGATGTAGTGGCGACGGTTTGGATGGTGGCGGAGGAGGCCATCGGCCATCTCTGGCCGTGAGCGCCTGACCTTCCCGGGGGCAAACGGACGCGACGGAAGGCCTTGCAGTGGAGGTATGAGGGCGTTGGAGTGGCTAGGGGGTGAAAGAGAGCTTGGGTTAGCTCGAATTTAGGCGGAGCCCGACGGCGATGCTCCGGCCATTGTGGTGGATGGAGAGCGCggggaggggagtgggttggtccagggggtgcacgagagggagagaaggccaaatgagtagagagggggctaggggtggccttaagtagaagggggcgaggtgcaccgtggaCGTTGCACCGGCGAGGTCGTTGCCATGGCTAGGGGTCACGGGGGTTCGCGTGTGCGTGTCCGAGGCAATTGTAGAGATGGTCTACGGccaggggaagggagagaaggagcaaggagagctccgggtggagccacgagctcgcacgGCATTGGCGGGCTCGGGCAGCTCTGGGCACGTGCGGCATGGGCAAGACAaagggggaaaggagggggccagcgcagtggcgtgttgcggacgtcgaggcacctcgactggcgcaaggggaaggctcgaggtggtcgggggacgcggcgtcaacggtcgcctgctctgcctcgcgctccagagcgcgtctttggccggcatccgcggcttttctgcgcgcactcgcgcgtccacttgtgtctagtgGCTGCAGGTGGGAGTAAACAATGGGGAGGGAGGCTTGGATGCTCTGGGGCTTGCCAGGAGTGGGAGAGATATGAGAAAGGGAGGGAAAAgtggctgtccagagaagaaaaatgggtctCTGCCCCCCTCAATCATTGCTCCTTGGGCAACAAAGCATGTAGGAGTTAGAGGAGGAGCAGGTGAGGCCGTGGGAAAAagttcagctcatggagattagtggaaatggacaaaacatgcattttaaatttctgccagaaggtgtttgatggtggtttgggcaagcagatgatttccatttgccatgagactccacagggtgaaatgtcacatataattaggaccttccaccaattttgagctcatttgggcaaagttgccaatgcaaattttgtaaaccctagaaattagcagaaatgggcttttcaagatttagtcatggaaatctattctccttgatgcaccacttagtgtagtgtcatcatttgagattctgaacatgtccacaaaagttgagatcaaaaggagaaagttgccaatgtaaacttgttcaaatttggttctgggcagagagggttttggggtactttgatcaagataacattctctccaacttgttccatttggtctagatgcattattacaccatttgagcatgtgaaccaagtttgagagcatttggacatgtttgacagtgcaaagttgttcaaacttgaaaaaggacagaagtggttttgagagggtttcatggggttatactgttctccatgacatgagacttggcaagatcattaAAAACGTCATATGTGACATTCTAGAATTTTCCTGGAAttgttggagaatatttcctttgtaaatatttcaaaagcttgaaatatccagaaagggtttttgagggattttaaccaatattttgatcatgaccatgtgttgaaactcttatatatggacatatatgtccattgagtttccctaggttttaccaaatatttttaaagcataaaaatatttttaacctattaaagaccatttctggcctaaagaaaaagcctttaaataaaataggtaaataacttttaaaattatatttttgtggtttctgggtatcctatatctaataggagtcaaatatatttttggaaagatttttactgcccttaattatgtacttgcagtgcaaacctcaattcaggggtttttggaaaactaatttttgaaaatatatttggccaaattatttttgtaagaaattatttttatgtcctatacacatggcatgatcatcggttcaagagtttggagcaaggagatgaagtataggagttggaggatttatttgatttttagagtacttgcaaacaacacacaaaatccaatcaaggcaaggtccaaaacactcaaaagtttttgtcaaaccacattttatcatgatttattagcttaagtgttgtggcatgaaaatcagggtgtgacatagTAGGTGGTGTATTGGGGATAAATTGTGTACAGATTGACTGATTAGTACGTATTTCCTGCTAGTACAGGTTGCTTGTGCTTCTGTTGTGAATGGAGCCTATGTAGCACCTTTCTGATGTGAATTCaattgacattgattgcttgctaTGTTCTGCTGTGAATAAATTGGAAGATGTTTACATATTGTACAACTGTTATACATGGGGCAGGGTATTAAAATTATTTTTCTTGGTTGAAGAATGACTGAAAAAGTGGTGTGGGATGATGCACGTCTGAAGAAAGTCATATAAATATTCAGAGAAGAGGATGAAAATGAGAATAGGACCTTAGGTTATTTTACTAAGAAGGGCTGGGACATTGTTATCGAGAAATGGGAAGCAAGAATGGGAAAGAAGTATCCCAAGGATAAATTCAAGAATAAATGggatgcaataaaaaatgactaTGTGTTTTTCATGGAGTTGAAAAATGAAGCAACCGGGCTTGGATGGGGTGATGCAAAGAGAACCGTTGTTTGCCCTCAAGAATGGTGGGATGAACATGTTGTGGTAAGTGTAGCAACTTTTTTTGTTTGGCATGGTTTTCAATGATTGCATTACCTCATTTCTACTTTCATTTTCAGAGATGCCAAGAGAGGACGGAAAAGAAATGCAATCATTTGAAGTTCAAATGAGAGGGTCCGAAGCACCTTGAAGATTTACATGTCATATTTCACAAAGTACATGTCACAGGGGCTAGTGCTTCTTGTGCTGGAGATATATCTTCTGATGAATCAAGTGATGATAATGTGGTTCCTTTGGAGAAACCTGATGATAGTGATGAAATGAAGTTGTCATCTTTGAAGAAAACAAaagcaagcaagaagctcaagcaaCCTTCAATAAaaatgaggagaaggaagagaagaGTCCCTTCTTAGGATTGTACAAGCAGACATGTGAGAAGATAGAAAGTGGAGTGGAGAAGATAACCTCTAGTGTTGAAGCATCATCGGCTCCTCCTCCAACCAACCTTGTCCCTACCATTTTGGAGGTTATGAAGTTGGTGAAAGATTGTGGTGTGAAAGAAAAAACTGCTCTCATGCACACAACCCTCACTCTTATAGTGAAGCCTGACTTTAGGGAAATCTTCAGTCTTCTTGAAACAAAAGAAGGGAGGCTTGATTATCTGCAGAGGGAGCATGAGAAGTAGATGTTGAAGCACGTGTTGTAAACCATATGTACTCATGTTGTAGAACTACATTTGCTTTCACTGTAGAAATGGTTGTTCTATTGCCTACCAATGTATATATCACTATTTTACGGTCAAGTTGCACATAAAAATATTGAATTATTGTCCAGGGTCATTACAGACAATTCATAGTCAAATCTGCAGTTTCACAGCTGTTTCAGCCAAACGACAACCAGCTTTTCCACAGCTGAAAGTTCACAGCAGCTTTTTCACAGCTCACAACTCACAGTAGCTTTTACAGAATCTGCAGCTCAACCAAATACAGCCTAAGTCTAAGGATTGCTTGGTTTTTGAACATTACTTAGCTGTTTTTCGGAGGCTATAGCTGTTGTTCTGTACATCATATGATCTTGTGCCTTACATCAATTATGAGCATTTTTCTGCGATCTACATGTTATTAACACTTTCCTCCATATTAGATTTCATTTTGATTGATCATCAACAACTCTAAAGTAGCTATGATTATAAAGATATTTTTCTGTTTTCCAGCTAAGATAACTTGCCATTTTGTgaatttcataggatttaatccacacatcaaatggatttggtccagTGGGGTATATTGAAGTTTGTTAAGTGTACTTCCTTCACATATTATTTTTACTCATGTTATCAGTTGTTTAGATGATGTTTAGGGGCTGTCTAGACGGCTAATTAAGGCAGCAGCGGCAAAGCTAGCTactgctacagtaacattcagttactgtagtagCAGCAGTACATGCAGAGTAGAAGCAGTGCAGCGAGCAGAGAGTAGCAACCAGCGAAGCAAAGAGCAGCGGTAGCCGGAGGTGGGGGAGACCAGAGGTGGACGCGGCCGGAGGTAGGCACAACCACActcaatacacacacacacacactgcatgTACAGAccacacacacagcacacacacagCACGCACACGGCGCACCGGCGGCCACGACGCTAGCCAGGGGCACAACGCGCGAGCGACAGAGGCGGGCACGGGGCTGCGCGAGGGCGCGACCGGGGAGTGCCCTGGAATGGCCAGCACGCGGCGGGAGCGTGGCAAGAGCAGGCATCGCCTGCCATGCTGGACGGTAGCGGTGGCTGGGTGTTAGTTCGATTCGAGAGGGCGAGCAGGGATTCGGCTACGCATACATCACGTGCGCCTCCTGGGAGCACTAGATGCACGACAACGACATTGGTTCTCTTCAGGACATACCCCATCAACGACAACGTGCTCGGAAGTGGTGCCATGGCCACAGTGGTGCACAGGCCTGTGGGGACGGCGACGGAAACGAGCAACCGAAGGAAGGGGAAATAAAGGGGAGCTCACATCAGAGTATAGGGATGGCTCGGAGGCGTCGGGGTGGTCGGGTTGGTGCGGATTCGGCGATGGCATCGGCGGGGCAGTAAAGGGGGATGACTCAATCCGCACGGTGTAGGAGCGTTGAGCTTGATCCCGCGGTCGTAGACGGTGTAGCAGAGGCCGGTGAAGCTCTTGAACAAGTGTTCGAGCGTCGGGGACGAGGCTGGGCGCGTGGACGAGGTCGGCCATGGCGACGTGCTTCGGTTGCGAGATGCGGGGAAGagagcgagtgagggagagagggaaTAGGCGTTAGGGTTCATTCCAGGGGGTTTGGGGTCTCTCTTGTCCTCGAGAGGAGTCGTGGGATGGCCGACACGGCACCACCAGAGGCATTGATGGGTGCCACACCATCTGCATGAACAGAGAAAGGAGATGAAGGGAAGTTGGGCTGGACTGTGCATTGTGCGTGTAGAGCCCAGTCAAATAGTGggcccttttccttttctttcttttatttctatttctctTTTTCTCCCactattttgcatttagttttgccACTAAGTGACTTTTGTTAAAAGAGAAAATTAGCACATAAGTATTAGGCAATATATTGAAGAGCCCCACAAAGTTTGAGGTCAAATGGAATTGTATTAATATTTATTTATTAGAAATGCCATTTTTATTTGTTGTTGGAGCATTTATTAATTTCCTAGGAATTATTTGGTGAGTCAAAAGATGTTGGTTAAACCATGACATTGATCAGGGGGAATTGTAGAATAACTTGAACACTTTAGTTTTACTATTTGAAAAATCAATTGAATTTTAATTTTCAATTTGACTTTCAAACAAGTGGTAACTTGCATAGTAATCACGATGACAAGAccaccattagggggagattactgtagcaatATTCTTAGGGTGTTACAACGATGTGTAGTTGTACTAtacacttcgactcgatgggagggatccatgcgtacacatgcatgtgtgtgtactcaaactgtatcatgcatgtcatcccagagcaaaaataataatcccctcctaagtcagattaacctctcttgttgtcaagcaaaaagtagtgatggaccaagcaggcccatagatggaaagcatcgatatcgctgataaccgcttaagtgggtgcgagaggacaaccaccaccgctttgcatgtgggccaaacatatatatgttgaatacccaaaatgcacaactttgatgtgccacatgcctcaaaccccgtaaaccatgcacccacacagagcgaggttcatcaaGCGTAATACagatgatggtccccttcccccctcttcaccacatactatatgctcctaccgtaatatatgtacaacccaaaagaatcctcatcgatggtggaattaattaacctctcccgatgtatgTCAAAGTGATgtatgcatgcatcaatgatggcctcatgggcccacagatggaagcgtcacacgtgagtgtcctagctaggatatgcatgtggcccaaaaaggtgttgtgtgatgtttgaatagccaatttcacaattttcatgtggcacgtgcctcggaaacaaaaaagtcccgacactgagtgaggtgtacttgttcacggacgtgcacgtatagtatatatgtgatacatctccaacgtatctataattttggattgttccatgctattatattatcaacattggatgttttatatgcatttatatgctattttatatgatttttgggactaacctattaacct
The sequence above is drawn from the Triticum aestivum cultivar Chinese Spring chromosome 7A, IWGSC CS RefSeq v2.1, whole genome shotgun sequence genome and encodes:
- the LOC123154762 gene encoding uncharacterized protein isoform X2, with the translated sequence MADLVHAPSLVPDARTLVQELHRPLLHRLRPRDQAQRSYTVRIESSPFTAPPMPSPNPHQPDHPDASEPSLYSDIIKPPFFCFKKTEDFPKVRLHYKRTRLVGGGADDASTLEA
- the LOC123154762 gene encoding uncharacterized protein isoform X1, which translates into the protein MADLVHAPSLVPDARTLVQELHRPLLHRLRPRDQAQRSYTVRIESSPFTAPPMPSPNPHQPDHPDASEPSLYSDIIKPPFFCFKKTEDFPKVRLHYKRTRLVGGGADDASTLEVIFSTPLSIFSHVCLYNPKKGLFSSFSSFLLKVA